One genomic region from Drosophila busckii strain San Diego stock center, stock number 13000-0081.31 chromosome 3R, ASM1175060v1, whole genome shotgun sequence encodes:
- the LOC108602553 gene encoding uncharacterized protein LOC108602553, producing the protein MLDQRRLHAYLLLSIVASNCLLLTYAFPQQEIYQRQQLAQASPVYRDESHARKFAVKPNASKKVALDDIEDDIEGNQIQESVGGPGGFTWSNMLSTVMTMFFNGATNAPSKSDDVDGSIGLGGSPWANVISMGLRIINTLLGGGAPSDGIDKVDNGGSPMQGILAAVLSSVLGTRDPDQVNSMAKQAGEFIQIVMNLLDALKTSFSHRSLTARSLGKRDSVSDAAVASIALLKGYVRTYRNSEDKCMQRYMCDANTDCVREIGGSSIFCQLGSYATSYMLGRSSNASFENLYDAGRRGRSGFDCRQLYLECNEV; encoded by the exons ATGTTGGACCAACGCAGACTACACGCCTACCTGCTGCTCTCCATAGTGGCCAGCAACTGTCTGCTGCTCACCTACGCCTTTCCCCAGCAGGAGATTTaccagcgacagcagctggcgcaggcGTCGCCAGTTTATCGCGACGAGAGTCACGCGCGCAAGTTTGCTGTCAAGCCGAATGCCTCCAAGAAGGTGGCGCTGGATGATATAGAGGATGACATTGAGGGCAATCAGATACAGGAGAGCGTGGGCGGTCCCGGCGGCTTCACCTGGTCCAATATGCTGTCCACTGTCATGACCATGTTCTTCAATGGCGCCACCAATGCGCCCAGCAAGTCCGACGACGTCGACGGCTCCATCGGACTGGGCGGCAGCCCCTGGGCCAATGTCATCTCAATGG GTCTGCGCATCATCAACACGCTGTTGGGCGGCGGTGCGCCTAGCGATGGCATTGACAAGGTCGACAACGGCGGCTCTCCCATGCAG GGCATCTTGGCGGCCGTGCTGTCGTCCGTGCTGGGCACCAGAGATCCCGATCAAGTCAACTCGATGGCCAAGCAAGCTGGCGAG TTCATTCAGATCGTGATGAATCTGCTGGATGCACTGAAGACTTCGTTCTCCCACCGCTCGCTCACCGCCCGCTCCTTGGGCAAACGTGACTCGGTAAGCGATGCCGCCGTCGCCAGCATTGCCCTGCTCAAGGGCTATGTGCGCACCTATCGCAACTCGGAGGACAAATGCATGCAGCGCTACATGTGCGACGCCAACACCGACTGCGTGCGCGAAatcggcggcagcagcatcttCTGCCAGCTGGGATC CTATGCCACCAGCTATATGCTTggacgcagcagcaacgccagctTCGAGAATCTGTACGATGCTGGACGCAGAGGGCGCTCGGGCTTTGATTGCCGTCAGCTCTACCTTGAGTGCAATGAGGTCTGA
- the LOC108601321 gene encoding esterase-5B-like, with protein sequence MNCIQFVLLLFWHYALATAVPDAPIVQLPNGKLLGKGNGDHYSYESIPYAEPPLGELRFEAPKPYRRMWTETFNATEAPAACMQWSEFANKSDRLLGIEDCLVVSVYVPKNKNITKFSVVAHLHGGSFMFGNVRIYGHKNLMANNLIMVKINYRVGPLGFLSTEDKQMPGNFGLKDQRLALRWIKNNIAHFGGDPENILVTGLSAGGASVHLQLLQKEFEHLAKAAFSISGTALNPWVVQSAARERAIKMGSILGCGTNIDSTVLKACLKSKDAEQIVRAVQHFFVFNYVPFSPFSPVIEPADADEAFLTQHPIDIIKSGNFAQVPWLASYTKEDGGYNAATFLEKQSNGVELIDVLNSRWTELAPYLLFYWYALNTTAERNDYANKLRLEYMGNRNFSFESYTHMERIFTDVLFKNGTEHALQLHAKYGKSAVYGYMYDNPATYGPGNILSKRKDVQFGTIHSDDCFLIFPNEIRPRPIRADEQVIAHHFVKMFEQFVSRQNESLKFSNCEFPNNVGQQELKLLYITSKDCYSMQVDLPDTN encoded by the exons ATGAATTGTATACAATTcgtattgttattattttggcaTTATGCATTAGCTACAGCTGTGCCAGATGCTCCGATTGTGCAGCTACCAAATGGCAAATTACTTGGCAAGGGCAACGGTGATCATTACAGTTATGAGTCGATACCTTATGCGGAGCCACCGCTGGGTGAACTACGATTTGAGGCTCCCAAGCCCTACAGACGCATGTGGACTGAAACTTTTAATGCAACTGAAGCACCAGCGGCCTGCATGCAATGGAGCGAGTTTGCTAACAAATCAGACAGACTATTAGGCATCGAGGACTGTCTTGTCGTAAGCGTCTATGTGCCaaagaacaaaaatataactaaattttCTGTTGTGGCGCATCTGCATGGCGGCAGTTTTATGTTCGGCAATGTGCGCATTTATGGACATAAGAATCTAATGGCTAACAATTTGATTATGGTTAAGATCAACTACCGCGTGGGGCCATTGGGCTTCCTGAGCACAGAGGATAAGCAGATGCCTGGCAACTTTGGCTTAAAGGATCAGCGCTTGGCGCTGCGCTggataaaaaataatattgcgcACTTTGGCGGAGATCCAGAGAATATACTAGTAACTGGATTATCCGCTGGCGGTGCTTCAGTTCAtctacagctgctgcaaaaggaGTTTGAACACTTGGCCAAGGCAGCATTTTCGATAAGTGGCACTGCCTTGAATCCCTGGGTGGTGCAATCAGCTGCTAGGGAACGTGCCATTAAAATGGGCAGCATTTTGGGCTGCGGTACTAACATTGACTCTACCGTATTGAAAGCGTGTTTGAAATCAAAAGATGCTGAGCAAATTGTCAGAGCTGTGCAgcacttttttgtatttaattacgTACCCTTCAGTCCGTTTAGTCCAGTCATAGAGCCAGCAGATGCAGATGAAGCTTTTCTTACCCAACACCCAATTGATATTATCAAGAGTGGAAACTTTGCGCAAGTGCCTTGGCTAGCATCTTATACCAAAGAGGACGGTGGCTACAATGCGGCTACGTTTTTAGAGAAACAAAGCAATGGCGTTGAGCTCATTGATGTGCTCAACTCGCGTTGGACTGAGCTTGCTccttatttgcttttttactGGTACGCGCTGAATACAACAGCTGAAAGGAATGACTATGCGAATAAATTGAGACTGGAGTATATGGGTAATCGCAATTTCAGCTTTGAGAGCTACACGCATATGGAACGCATATTTACCGATGTGTTATTCAAAAATGGCACCGAGCacgcgctgcagctgcatgccaAGTACGGCAAGAGTGCAGTCTATGGCTACATGTACGATAATCCCGCTACATATGGACCTGGTAATATATTATCAAAGCGTAAAGATGTGCAGTTCg gCACTATACACAGCGAtgattgctttttaatatttcccAATGAAATTCGTCCACGGCCGATTCGTGCGGACGAACAAGTTATTGCTCACCACTTTGTTAAAATGTTTGAGCAGTTTGTTTCACGGCAGAATGAGAGTTTGAAATTCAGCAACTGTGAGTTTCCAAATAATGTTGGCCAGCAAGAACTCAAGCTTTTGTACATAACGTCAAAGGATTGTTATAGCATGCAAGTTGACTTGCCTGAcacaaactaa